Genomic segment of Desulfocurvibacter africanus subsp. africanus DSM 2603:
TCTTGTATAGAATCAAACCTAATTAAGAATCATCCTTAGTCGATAGTTGCTTCTTTAGCCATACTCCGAGTTTTTCGTCAAGCTTCCAAGAAAAAAGATGAACACTGACGATGGGCCTGCCCAATGCTGCCCTCAGATGCTACTCTGGAGAGTGACGGTTCAAACTAGCATGTTTTGCGGAGCCGGGAAATGAGCGCACAGACTATATCCGACTTCATCCAAAGCCATGCGATCCTGGGCTACTTGGCTAAACTGGCCATGTCCTACCTGCTGGCCTTCCCCATCGCCTGGGAGCGCGAACGCGATGCGCGCAGCGCTGGCTTGCGCACTTTCCCGCTGGTGGCCGTGGCTTCCTGCGGCTACATGCTTACGGGAATCAGCGCACTGGCTGGCGCGGACGCTCAGTCGCGCGTGTTTTACGGCATCATTACCGGCATCGGCTTTATCGGCGGCGGGGCCATTCTCAAGCACAGCGGCAGCGTGCGGGGCACAGCCACAGCCGCTGGCATCTGGGCCACGGGCGCCATGGGCTGCGCCGTGGCCTGGGGCGAGTATGAGATCGCCCTGGCCCTGAGTTTCGTGGCCAGCTTGACCTTCTGGGTCGTGAGCAGGTTCAAGCGGAAGCCCCTGGAGCGCGAAGGAGATATCGAGAAGGTCGAGCGCCAGGGACCGCCGCCGCCCGGCTGAAGTCCGTCGCGGGCGTTTACGTCTGGCCCGGCTACGCGGGCTTGCTTTTCTGCCTGCCGCATGCTTCCCTATTGCGCTTCGACTCACCGGCAACCCCTGCGAGGCAGCCATGGCTGTGCGAATGAAAACTTTCCCTTGCGAACGCTGCTACTTTCGGCGGCGCGCCGAGGCCGACCCGAGTTCGCTGCTGGCCCGTTTCTGGCGCTGGCACACGCGTTGGTGTCCGGGCTGGAAGGCCTACCAAAAGGAGCTGGCCCGCCGCGAAGCCGAGGCCGCGGACATCC
This window contains:
- a CDS encoding MgtC/SapB family protein translates to MSAQTISDFIQSHAILGYLAKLAMSYLLAFPIAWERERDARSAGLRTFPLVAVASCGYMLTGISALAGADAQSRVFYGIITGIGFIGGGAILKHSGSVRGTATAAGIWATGAMGCAVAWGEYEIALALSFVASLTFWVVSRFKRKPLEREGDIEKVERQGPPPPG